Genomic DNA from Vanessa atalanta chromosome 17, ilVanAtal1.2, whole genome shotgun sequence:
gaaccattaaagttattttgaaccttgtttatttattattattattaaaataattgctacaataaaatgatcaatattttaattattacggcAGAATAttagacattttaaatacacttaaattgatattattaccctaaataaatcaaagtcgattaaatatcaaattaacagtaataattgacaaacaaaataatatataaaatattttaaaataaatggcaGATGATGCTGTTACAGCATGTAGTTGGTAATATTGATAACGATAAGTTATCGCCCTGCCTAATCGACATCACTTGGCAATACCCCAAAGAACTTATAGCCTACAGGTAGTTTCTAGTGATTGAGACAACGACCGTTGTCTGGTAATAAGTTACATTATTGTAAACTAGTAGATAATAATGCCGAATAAGAGAGTTAcatcaaacaaacaatattctccattttttttataactaatttctAGAAAATGTTTCTGGATCgttgctaaaaatataaatatattaattaataaaaaatccattaagttttatataaaggtattttttttaaatagtttattcttTCGCTAGATTACCAATTTCttctttaattaaacatttattataaggcTCAATCAAAcacctatattattttatatttatgaaacaaacttattagttatattttatagagaATGACTAGGCTATGGAGCGTGGGTAAGTACTAGTTCGTTTCGTCTAAACTGTGTACCGTACCTATTTTTATTCAGTGCTTTATTCAACATGaaacactttaaaataaagaataaatattttttattgtccaTTAAAAATATCTCTTAATTTATAGCGTTTGTTTCGAGGAGCAAATAAATAGTTACTATTGTTCATCAAATTGTGTACCAATAAGGAAGTAAAAATCATAAAGCAACAAGCGGTAATACAAATGCGCTGGATGCCGGTTTTGGAAAGAACGGACGGGCAGTCGATAGAGCACCGGCGGGCGCGGGACTTGCGCGCGCATCATCGAAAAAGAGAGAGGAAGCCCTATTACCAAGGAGCAGCAGCTTGATGTCCTTGGCTGCCTGGATGCCATCCTCCTTCAGGTTCTTCTCGATCTGCTTGCTGCGTGCAAGAGCGGCGCGCTCCTCGGCGGACGAGGCGCAGCCCATGGCGATAGCGCGCACGGCCTGGCTCGCTACGCGCGGCAGCGCCGTGCTCCTTGCATGCTCGCGGCTCGTCGTCGCGCGCAGGGACCGCCGCGCACGCGCACGATCGCGCACGCGTGCTACTGGTACGAATTTGTCGTGCCCGAGGGCCACGTCACACGGCTCTGATCGCCGCTACGCTGTCGCAAGCTCACTCGAGATCGGTCTCGGCGGCACGACTAGATGGCACCGCGACGTGATCCCGCTAACGAATGACGGGTCGCGCACGCCCGTGACGCCGGCTGCACTGCGCAAGCTCGCGCCTCGCGCCCTGCCTGCCTCGCCCGCCCAGTGCCCCCTGACACACTAATCACACCCTCCGCTGGGTGGTTATAGAATTCGCTTACAGTACTAGTCTTTTTTTGCTAATATTCAATCGGTTAACAAAGAGTATGCAAAGATTGCATTTTTTGTTAATAGCATACCGTTAATCTTTCCGTTGAGAACTAATAAGTAACAACTCCATAGGAAAGAATGAATCTTTCCTGTCGagttatttcgttttattttctaagAATAAAACTCTTCATTttcatcaaaaattaaaattcaatataatgtttttttattcatcaaatttatcgactttttttgtattgagttttcttatacaatattaaaagaaaccatgacttttaagttttatatttcaacttaACTTTAACTCAAAAATAGGGATTTTAAGCgttcaaaaaaagttttttcgGAGCTATAACTTAACCGGGTGGAACTATATTCTGATAAAAGCGAGATTAAAGGAATGGTctcttataatatttgattgaaatagtaaaatgtttataatgaccattataaaattaaaaatagatatttagaaTCGATGCTAAGAAATAAGATACTGTTCACATAGACATAATCATCATTTATCATCAActaacaatacttagttttccagtgtaacaacaggcataagggatacAAATCATAATAGTTCCCGACGTTGGTGCCGTATTAGtggtgtaaatattaatatttaatacaacttaTTTGCTTGTCTTGTAATTATTGAACGTATCGGTATGTGACTATGACCATTCTACGACGATCCATCTATAGATGTTAATAGCATATAagctatacattttttaaattaattttagtgatCCCCCTTTTTTCAtggttaaagtttatttaaggcCAATGATAATGTGGTTCAattcaagattttttataaccattatgttaataatctttgcctaaaaataaaaaaaaaatcagtaatgtcaatttaaaaaatgtcattcAGGTGACAACTGACAGTTGACAGTCCATTGTTGTAGTTTGTAGCTGTAAGCTTAATGTTTATAAACTTAATCTTATGAAAGATTAATACTTCAAGAATCATTTGaacctaaatataatattaaaaacaatatggaTTCTGATGAAGAGATTGATTTTCAACCATCATGGAGAGGTGTGCCtggtacaattattttaattaacgcaTTTGAAAATTCAAAGCACAATATATTTGCAACCGTACATGTTGCAACATGTCGTCTAATAAGACAACATTTACGTTCTTCGAGTAGTCAAAACATTAGCGTTTGCATATTCGGTACTGAAGAGACTACTGCATCAGCTTTTGACTCTAAACCAGTTGTTGAGATAATTCCCTTAACTTCGCCTAGCCTCGACGATTataacaaacttaaaaatagcgaTATAACTTCGTTTAAAGAAGCTAAAGAATTAAAGCTATCAGATGTGTTATGGCATTGTAGTAAAACATTTGCTAATTGTAAAAAACAGTTGTCTTCCAGAACTGTTATCATGTTGACTTATCTTGATACCCCACCTATTGGAGTAGATCAAAAGCCAACACTTAACCGAGCGATAGACTTAGTTGATGctagtataaatataagaataataaatgtttcGCAACATGAGTATAAAATAGACACATACTATGAAAAACTTCTTACAATAGCCAATAGAGGGCTAGATTTTGTTATGCCAAAACCTATATGGGATTCTGAAGAGATTGAAAAATTAATGTATCAAGAGTCACACAGACACTTAGCtgtagcaaaaataaatttcgaaatTGGTGAGAACTTCAATATTGGTGTTGGTTTGTATACACTCTTAAAAAGGCCTGGCCAAAATGGtaaaacaaaagttaatttGGATAGAGATACTAATACAGTTCTAACAAGTATGACAAAAACCATGAAAGTCACTCTGGAGGATGGTGAGGATAGTCAACCAAAACAAATTCCCTTGCTGAAATCAGAGTTACTACATTATCAAGACATTGGAGGTGAAAGGATTGAGTTCACTGatagtgaaaaaaaattaataaccaatCCATTTGGTCCACCTATGTTGAAACTCTTAGGTTTTAAGCCTGCAACCATTGTTTGTAAAGAGAAGTGGTACTTGAAAATGGGATACTTTCTATTTCCAAATGAAAGTATTATAGAAGGTTCAACAGTAGCTTTCAAAGCTTTACACAGAGCTTGCAAAGATATGGACATGGTTGCTATATGTGTTCTGTCACCAAGAGTGAACGCTAAGCCACTTATTGTAGCACTAAGCCCTTGTTCAAGACCCCTTAACTTAGATGTAGAAGTTGgctttgatgtaattattattcCATTTGTTGAAAGTGTCAGagaactaaatataaatgagGATGATGAGAATGAAGCTAGCCCGTCAGTTGAAAAAGCACATAAAAgattaatgtcaaatattttgaataaaataacaattgattATAAAGCAGACATGTTTATAAATCCCAAATTAGAATTAGAATATAGAGCTATAGAAGCAATTGCATTAGAGGATGATGACAATGAACCATTTATTGATACAACAAAGGCAAATCCTGATAAGTTTAAGGACATAGATGAGGATTTGTTTGAAGAACTGTTTGGACCATTTGGTGCCTTATCTATAAAAAGAACTGCTTCATCATCAACACAAAGTGGCACCAAGAAGCAAAAAGTTGATGACATTGATGAAAGTCTCTTAAGTGCTAGACTGCAAAATGAAAAAGTTAATGAGTATACAGTAccacaattaaaacaaatattaaaatataaggatATCAAAAATTTACCAGCTTTAACTGGATTGAAGAAGAGTGAACTTGTTGAATTAGTCTATAAgcattgttaataaattgttgcattaattatatattttgttattcttaccaatggttttattatttctgaaaacatgttaatttttttttattttcagttggaataaatttatttagtataaaattgacaatcttatttatttgttattttgtaaaaaaaatgtgtttttgttttgttgaagCCATTGAACAGACTgttttaatacatatgtataaatgtttttcttttttatatacacatattgtatatttttttttttttactttattagggaaacaaacagtacaagttATTCTTTAAGCTATAGcataaaaattagcacatataccagttaagtttccacttataaaaaaactttatacccTATGCTATATTTAGTTCACAAtgcttaattttaacttaaccatcctaaaaataaatagtgatgCATTAGCTGCAAATGGATTGCACTCTGGTTTGACTGCTACAGAAACGATTTATCGATAAAagtctgaaaaaaaattaataaatatatgaatagccatcaaaaaatataatacaaaatcgcaatttattattcataataacggAGACATTACTTGGGCTTGACACCCACTGCACACATGTCTCCAAaacatgttaataattatatatatagattagcCTGTTCATTGATTcatgtaaagatattttttaatatttagttaatttcttgataaaaaaaagaTGATAAGGCTTGTTTAATGCAGACAAAAAAGTCAATTTCTTAACCAATCCTAAGAGCGAATCTGAATTgggtgattattattatattgtcaaCACGCAATACATGCTTGGATTTCTCAGAGAGCCAACTTCATGTTGACTAACCTAGTTCAAGCATATCAGAAATGTATCTGATAATTTGGAATCCTAatctatctttatatttttttcttttctctttGGCAACTGTTCTTAGGTTGGTACTCCTGCTTAACTGTCAATTTTCAAATGACAAAGCCGGTATCTGTTGTATGATgacaaatgtcaatgtcaagaCTCGATCccctaatttttatttgttgtttcattCGATTCGATTCCTATTATTACAATGTCTAGTTCAAATTACCTTTCCATATCCgatattttagtaacaaatgAGAAAGTTCCGTGTAAATTTTTGCTCGATTTACCTAAAATGGGTAATGTTTAATTCATCTCAGTTAAGTTTTGCCAGTTGATCtatctcaattatttttatgttatattacaattatttttaaggttttCTGGATCCTTCTGCTGCTGAAAATGACCTAAAAGCTGGAACTAATATAGAAATACCTCTATGGCTTGCTGAATCATTGTATACACGAAGACCTCCGTTAGTAAGTGTGGATctacctaaaatatataaagaaacataTAGAGAAATCCTAAATGCTGACGCATGTACAGTCGATATGCATAAATTGGGACAGCATTTTTATGAACTGGGATGCTATATTGCAAAACATGATATAAAAAGTGAAGTTTCAGCGACACTTTTAAATGTAAGTtagctaaatttaatttttacattctcaatttacaattatttgtcTAACAAAGAAAGTAAACTATGTTAAGAATGATGTAAGTAATAA
This window encodes:
- the LOC125070307 gene encoding X-ray repair cross-complementing protein 6, whose translation is MDSDEEIDFQPSWRGVPGTIILINAFENSKHNIFATVHVATCRLIRQHLRSSSSQNISVCIFGTEETTASAFDSKPVVEIIPLTSPSLDDYNKLKNSDITSFKEAKELKLSDVLWHCSKTFANCKKQLSSRTVIMLTYLDTPPIGVDQKPTLNRAIDLVDASINIRIINVSQHEYKIDTYYEKLLTIANRGLDFVMPKPIWDSEEIEKLMYQESHRHLAVAKINFEIGENFNIGVGLYTLLKRPGQNGKTKVNLDRDTNTVLTSMTKTMKVTLEDGEDSQPKQIPLLKSELLHYQDIGGERIEFTDSEKKLITNPFGPPMLKLLGFKPATIVCKEKWYLKMGYFLFPNESIIEGSTVAFKALHRACKDMDMVAICVLSPRVNAKPLIVALSPCSRPLNLDVEVGFDVIIIPFVESVRELNINEDDENEASPSVEKAHKRLMSNILNKITIDYKADMFINPKLELEYRAIEAIALEDDDNEPFIDTTKANPDKFKDIDEDLFEELFGPFGALSIKRTASSSTQSGTKKQKVDDIDESLLSARLQNEKVNEYTVPQLKQILKYKDIKNLPALTGLKKSELVELVYKHC
- the LOC125070572 gene encoding DNA replication complex GINS protein PSF3, encoding MSSSNYLSISDILVTNEKVPCKFLLDLPKMGFLDPSAAENDLKAGTNIEIPLWLAESLYTRRPPLVSVDLPKIYKETYREILNADACTVDMHKLGQHFYELGCYIAKHDIKSEVSATLLNTYRQRFKMILSATVSTDSINSVQPLSASERERTKSAVVTERALSSWLKIGDCPLTTASMVANHRKRKRAEMELS